A stretch of Asterias rubens unplaced genomic scaffold, eAstRub1.3, whole genome shotgun sequence DNA encodes these proteins:
- the LOC117305732 gene encoding uncharacterized protein LOC117305732, translated as MESVVSRCVWLVTILALLHGQAQGQLTPIAPGCSGISRVYKMESVVSRCVWLVTILALLHGQAQGQLTPIAPGCSGISRGTHFIVGFTDNFQDTDLSSRELFILVVAFNNQQTTSVTISSKHPVGGKPFTETFDVDQSGFKQVRVPVELTMADTERSFKTIDISATNEVSAYGLMYQDFTTDAFLGIPTNNLGMQYVVVTPTGDRPGHFAIIGTDTDSTNVQVTMQGTATFEGRSYSRGDILSFTLSYQEAVQIQSADDLTGSIIQADKPVAVFSGSECENNPGSYCDTLTEQLVPVKSWGQEHIYTASRSTDTNQYYIVSYFPGTNVSIPGLGTLTLNAGDSWEGILPGSGLVTSTRPILMMQQLATINGVPVDPSLIQVPAVEQFGSRFGFTTPPYSGGNEEGFFNFITIVVKRDARQTVYLNDAPISVTDGILPIDEHDVPESDYISITIQVPRGEGVYYVDSQSSPVSVIVYGFEYAETYGYAAGLSLNSNKQHLSFTPYFLRELGRERFSITVPCVQGSNDVSNDRKCKFSTGVGDVVVDGVRTGSYTLECITPAFYKNGLTAVYVSLDGGSTFPYSGVVYIPSEEDLPPLVTVQQMNQEASSRVVDLNSADPILISWDRTLVGDDVSQVTVMVRVSSYNTDGFPVLMEGVAVKSNVVNNGTLHIPGLDLKTVINPTSDEPSLVAFYVTQYKQRRRRDNVYALRIYSGLMHVIKSVANIPCSVFSRQLDDVASGLDPCPCTSNQANVNSLNFVEANFFNSFFHPGAKNCFRSTTSSSTGSGQQCCYGDNGDILVGSPGGGTADRFAPGDHFWLHQWYDVLPWLGCCKLSDNCEAYYDKRPSDDCSEYVPPRPAGGTGDPHITSLDGKRFTFNGAGEFLMASSVLHNLTFQARMEVYRDTKASVYTAVVIQTNDSAKVQVQRSNMNQTMILVDGETILKDSSPIPVQYHTGLRISFNRDLSEIKIALKSGVAVIVYVKPEVMSFIAQLDTKFKGQVNGLMGNMNEDPDDDLQYLNGSSLNTNASLYEIHELGLEWLVAEEDSIFTYISPYDYKTYLFPKFSPNLVTPDPNLISQEIKDLCGESFECIFDAMTTGSLSFANETLLVTGILETIQLMSSIKIVTCGFPGKVENGKINGSVYLENSTLRVSCDGGFYQQGSASLWCQGDGQWSSDLPVCVAEPIKVAVVLLIALASCTATVMAVLLIWAILHVKKTCKPTQVECELYKMKSVVSRCVWLVTILALLHGQAQGQLTPIAPGCSGISTGTHFIVGFTDNAQAKYTSRKLFIFVVPSNNQQTTRVTISSKHQVGGRPFTKTFDVDKKGFKQVRVPVELTMTGTERSFKSIDISATNEVSAYGLMYHDHSTDAFLGIPTNSLGMQYVVVTPTGTRPGHFAIIGTDTDSTNVQVTMQGTATFEGRSYSRGDMLSFTLSYQEAVQIQSADDLTGSIIQADKPVAVFSGSECERNLDMQPACDTLTEQLVPVKSWGQEHIYTASRSTDTNQYYIVSYFPGTNVSIPGLGTLTLNAGDSWEGILPGSGLVTSTRPILMMQQLATINGVPVDPSLIQVPAVEQFGSRFGFTTPPYSGGNEEGFFNFITIVVKRDARQTVYLNDAPISVTDGILSIDEHDVPESDYISITIQVPRGEGVYYVDSQSSPVSVIVYGYEYAETYGYAAGLSLNSNKQHLSFTPFFLRELGGERFSITVPCTPEINDVNVDRKCKFSTGVGDVVVDGVRTGSYTLECITPTFYKNGLTAVYVSLDGGSTFPYSGVVYIPSEEDLPPLVTVQQMTQEAGSRVIDLNSADPILISWDRTLVGDDVSQVTVMVRVSSYNTNGFPVLIEGVAVKSNVVNDGTLYILGQDLKTVFKSTSDGPSLVAFYVTQYKQRRRRDNVYALRIYSGLMLVINSVLNIPCSVFSRQLDNVASGLDPCPCTSNQANVNSVGFVKANFFNSFFHPGAKNCFRSTTSSSIGSGQQCCYDDNGDILVGSPGGGTADRYAPGDHFWFHQWYDVLPWLGCCKLSDNCEAYYDKRPSDDCSEYVPPRPAGGTGDPHITSLDGKRFTFNGAGEFLMASSTLHNLTFQARMEVYRDTNASVYTAVVIQTNDSAKVQVQRSNMNQTMILVDGEMILLASSPIPVQYHKGLRISFNRDFSEIKIALKSGVALIVYVKPEVMSFIAQLDTKFKGQVNGLMGNMNENPDDDLQYLNSSSLNTNASMYEVHELGLEWLLAEEDSIFKYISPYDYKTYLFPEFSPNLVTPDPNLISQEIKDLCGESFECIFDAMTTGSLSFANETLLVTGILETIQIYSIKIVSCGFPGKVENGKINGSVYLENSTLRVSCDGGFYQQGSASLWCQGDGQWSSALPLCVEESKQINVVVVLLIALAGFTVTVLMIWALCPIKEK; from the exons ATGGAGAGTGTTGTGAGTCGTTGTGTCTGGTTGGTCACCATACTTGCACTCTTACACGGCCAAGCTCAAGGTCAACTCACACCTATTGCGCCAGGTTGCAGTGGGATATCTAGAG TTTACAAAATGGAGAGTGTGGTGAGTCGTTGTGTCTGGTTGGTCACCATACTTGCACTCTTACACGGCCAAGCTCAAGGTCAACTCACACCTATTGCGCCAGGTTGCAGTGGGATATCTAGAGGTACACACTTCATCGTTGGCTTTACTGATAACTTCCAAGACACGGACTTATCAAGCAGAGAGCTATTCATTTTAGTGGTTGCATTCAATAATCAGCAAACCACAAGTGTGACCATAAGCAGTAAACATCCAGTTGGTGGCAAGCCCTTCACAGAAACCTTTGATGTAGATCAAAGTGGATTTAAACAAGTGCGGGTGCCTGTAGAACTGACAATGGCTGACACTGAAAGAAGCTTCAAAACCATCGATATATCTGCGACAAACGAGGTCTCTGCATACGGTTTAATGTATCAGGACTTTACAACGGACGCCTTCCTCGGTATTCCAACGAACAATCTTGGTATGCAGTACGTAGTGGTAACGCCAACAGGTGACCGTCCTGGCCATTTTGCCATCATTGGAACTGACACAGACTCCACCAACGTTCAAGTGACAATGCAAGGAACTGCAACATTTGAAGGAAGGTCATACAGCCGAGGTGACATTCTGAGTTTTACGTTAAGTTACCAAGAAGCCGTGCAGATACAAAGTGCGGATGACTTAACCGGGAGCATCATTCAAGCTGACAAACCAGTTGCAGTGTTCAGTGGCAGCGAATGTGAAAACAACCCTGGCTCTTATTGCGATACGCTAACGGAGCAGCTGGTACCCGTTAAGAGTTGGGGGCAGGAGCACATTTACACCGCATCCCGATCTACAGACACCAACCAATACTACATTGTTTCCTACTTTCCAGGAACTAATGTTTCAATCCCGGGTCTTGGGACTCTAACATTAAATGCAGGAGACTCATGGGAAGGAATTCTACCTGGCTCTGGTTTAGTTACCTCAACCAGGCCGATTCTGATGATGCAGCAACTAGCGACAATTAACGGCGTTCCTGTCGATCCTTCCCTGATACAGGTACCGGCTGTAGAGCAGTTTGGGTCTAGGTTTGGGTTTACGACGCCTCCTTATTCTGGAGGTAATGAAGAGGGTTTCTTTAATTTCATCACCATTGTCGTGAAAAGAGATGCACGTCAAACTGTCTACCTGAACGACGCCCCAATCAGCGTTACTGACGGCATCCTACCCATAGATGAGCACGATGTTCCTGAATCTGACTACATCTCAATTACTATCCAAGTACCTAGAGGGGAAGGCGTTTATTACGTAGACAGTCAGTCGTCACCAGTGTCTGTTATTGTATATGGTTTCGAGTATGCTGAGACATACGGTTACGCTGCAGGTTTGTCCCTGAATAGTAACAAGCAGCATCTGAGTTTCACACCATACTTCCTGAGGGAGCTTGGTAGAGAAAGGTTCAGTATCACTGTACCTTGCGTCCAAGGAAGTAACGATGTTAGTAATGATCGAAAGTGCAAATTCTCTACAGGTGTTGGAGATGTTGTGGTTGATGGTGTTCGAACCGGCAGCTATACTCTTGAATGCATTACCCCTGCCTTCTACAAGAATGGTCTGACAGCAGTCTATGTATCCCTAGATGGTGGTAGCACCTTCCCATACTCTGGTGTCGTTTATATTCCATCAGAAGAAGACCTTCCACCACTCGTTACTGTCCAGCAGATGAACCAAGAAGCCAGTAGCCGTGTCGTTGATCTCAACTCAGCTGACCCAATCTTAATTTCCTGGGATCGCACATTAGTCGGGGATGACGTTTCCCAAGTAACGGTGATGGTTCGAGTTTCAAGTTACAACACTGATGGGTTTCCAGTTCTAATGGAAGGAGTTGCTGTGAAAAGTAATGTTGTCAACAATGGCACTCTTCATATTCCTGGCCTGGACTTGAAAACAGTAATCAATCCCACAAGTGACGAACCTTCTCTTGTAGCGTTTTATGTCACTCAATACAAACAGCGGCGTCGAAGGGACAACGTTTACGCTCTAAGAATCTATTCTGGGTTAATGCACGTAATCAAATCAGTTGCAAATATCCCATGTTCAGTTTTCAGTCGTCAGTTGGATGATGTTGCTTCTGGCTTAGATCCATGCCCCTGTACTTCAAATCAAGCAAATGTGAATTCGCTAAACTTTGTGGAAGCAAACTTCTTCAATTCCTTTTTCCACCCCGGGGCGAAGAACTGCTTTAGGTCGACCACATCCTCGTCAACAGGTTCAGGTCAGCAGTGTTGCTATGGTGATAATGGAGACATCCTGGTCGGCTCCCCTGGAGGAGGAACAGCCGATAGATTCGCACCTGGGGATCATTTCTGGCTCCATCAATGGTATGACGTCTTGCCATGGCTCGGATGCTGCAAACTGTCCGACAACTGTGAGGCGTATTACGACAAACGACCATCAGATGATTGCTCTGAGTACGTCCCTCCTCGACCTGCTGGAGGTACCGGAGACCCTCATATCACGAGTCTCGACGGGAAGAGGTTCACCTTCAACGGAGCTGGAGAGTTCCTGATGGCTTCATCGGTTCTTCATAACCTGACCTTCCAAGCCCGTATGGAAGTCTACCGAGATACCAAAGCATCAGTGTATACTGCAGTCGTCATTCAGACCAACGATTCCGCGAAGGTGCAGGTGCAGAGGTCCAACATGAACCAGACCATGATCCTTGTAGATGGTGAAACGATACTCAAGGATTCCAGCCCAATTCCAGTTCAATACCACACGGGCCTTCGAATCAGCTTCAATCGAGACTTATCAGAGATCAAAATCGCTTTGAAATCTGGTGTTGCTGTCATCGTTTACGTCAAACCAGAAGTGATGTCTTTTATTGCTCAACTGGACACAAAGTTCAAAGGTCAAGTTAATGGGCTGATGGGTAATATGAATGAAGACCCGGATGACGATTTACAATATCTGAATGGCTCTTCATTAAACACTAATGCATCGCTGTATGAGATTCATGAATTAGGGTTGGAGTGGTTAGTTGCCGAGGAAGACTCCATTTTCACCTACATTTCCCCTTACGACTACAAAACGTACCTATTCCCTAAATTCTCCCCAAATCTCGTCACTCCTGATCCAAATCTAATCAGTCAAGAAATCAAGGACCTCTGTGGGGAGTCATTTGAATGCATTTTCGACGCCATGACGACTGGTAGCCTGTCGTTTGCCAACGAAACCCTCCTGGTAACCGGTATCTTAGAGACTATACAGTTGATGTCCTCCATTAAAATTGTCACTTGTGGATTTCCGGGGAAAGTAGAGAATGGGAAAATAAATGGGTCAGTTTACTTGGAGAATTCCACCCTAAGGGTCAGCTGTGACGGAGGGTTTTACCAACAGGGGTCTGCCTCACTCTGGTGTCAGGGTGATGGTCAATGGTCTTCCGATCTGCCTGTGTGTGTTGCAGAACCAATCAAGGTCGcagttgttttactcattgctCTCGCTAGTTGTACTGCTACCGTCATGGCTGTTTTGTTGATATGGGCCATTCTTCacgtaaaaaaaacatgtaagcCTACCCAGGTCGAATGCGAAC TTTACAAAATGAAGAGCGTGGTGAGTCGTTGTGTCTGGTTGGTCACCATACTTGCACTCTTACACGGCCAAGCTCAAGGTCAACTCACACCTATTGCGCCAGGTTGCAGTGGGATATCTACAGGTACACACTTCATCGTTGGCTTTACTGATAACGCCCAAGCAAAATACACAAGCAGAAAGCTGTTTATTTTTGTGGTTCCCTCCAACAATCAGCAAACCACACGTGTAACCATAAGCAGTAAACATCAAGTTGGTGGCAGGCCCTTCACAAAAACCTTTGATGTAGATAAAAAGGGATTTAAGCAAGTGAGAGTGCCAGTGGAACTGACAATGACTGGCACTGAAAGAAGCTTCAAATCCATCGATATATCTGCGACAAACGAGGTCTCTGCATACGGTTTAATGTATCACGATCATTCAACGGACGCCTTTCTAGGTATTCCAACGAACAGTCTTGGTATGCAGTACGTTGTGGTAACGCCAACAGGTACCCGTCCTGGCCATTTTGCCATCATTGGAACTGACACAGACTCCACCAACGTTCAAGTGACAATGCAAGGAACTGCAACATTTGAAGGAAGGTCATACAGCCGAGGTGACATGCTGAGTTTTACGTTAAGTTACCAAGAAGCCGTGCAGATCCAAAGTGCGGATGACTTAACCGGGAGCATCATTCAAGCTGACAAACCAGTTGCAGTGTTCAGTGGCAGCGAATGTGAAAGAAACCTTGACATGCAACCTGCATGTGATACTCTAACGGAGCAGCTGGTACCCGTTAAGAGTTGGGGGCAGGAGCACATTTACACCGCATCCCGATCTACAGACACCAACCAATACTACATTGTTTCCTACTTTCCAGGAACTAATGTTTCAATCCCGGGTCTTGGGACTCTAACATTAAATGCAGGAGACTCATGGGAAGGAATTCTACCTGGCTCTGGTTTAGTTACCTCAACCAGGCCGATTCTGATGATGCAGCAACTAGCGACAATTAACGGCGTTCCTGTCGATCCTTCCCTGATACAGGTACCGGCTGTAGAGCAGTTTGGGTCTAGGTTTGGGTTTACGACGCCTCCTTATTCTGGAGGTAATGAAGAGGGTTTCTTTAATTTCATCACCATTGTCGTGAAAAGAGATGCACGTCAAACTGTCTACCTGAACGACGCCCCAATCAGCGTTACTGACGGCATCCTATCCATAGATGAGCACGATGTTCCTGAATCTGACTACATCTCAATTACTATCCAAGTACCTAGAGGGGAAGGCGTTTATTACGTAGACAGTCAGTCGTCACCAGTGTCTGTTATTGTATATGGTTACGAGTATGCTGAGACATACGGTTACGCTGCAGGTTTGTCCCTGAATAGTAACAAGCAGCATCTGAGTTTCACACCATTCTTCCTGAGGGAGCTTGGTGGAGAAAGGTTCAGTATCACTGTACCATGCACCCCAGAAATTAATGATGTTAATGTTGATCGAAAGTGCAAATTCTCTACAGGTGTTGGAGATGTTGTGGTTGATGGTGTTCGAACCGGCAGCTATACTCTAGAATGCATTACCCCTACCTTCTACAAGAATGGTCTGACAGCAGTCTATGTGTCCCTAGATGGTGGTAGCACCTTCCCATACTCTGGTGTCGTCTATATTCCATCAGAAGAAGACCTTCCACCACTCGTAACTGTCCAGCAGATGACCCAAGAAGCCGGTAGCCGTGTCATTGATCTCAACTCAGCTGACCCGATCTTAATTTCCTGGGATCGCACATTAGTCGGGGATGACGTTTCCCAAGTAACGGTGATGGTTCGAGTTTCAAGTTACAACACTAATGGGTTTCCAGTTCTAATAGAAGGAGTTGCTGTGAAAAGTAATGTTGTCAATGATGGCACTCTTTATATTCTTGGCCAGGACTTGAAAACAGTTTTCAAGTCCACAAGTGACGGACCTTCTCTGGTAGCGTTTTATGTCACTCAATACAAACAGCGGCGTCGAAGGGACAATGTTTACGCTCTAAGAATCTATTCTGGGTTAATGCTCGTTATCAATTCAGTTTTGAATATCCCATGTTCAGTTTTCAGTCGTCAGTTGGATAATGTTGCTTCTGGCTTAGATCCATGCCCCTGTACTTCAAATCAAGCAAATGTGAATTCTGTAGGCTTTGTGAAAGCAAACTTCTTCAATTCTTTTTTCCACCCCGGGGCGAAAAATTGCTTTAGGTCGACCACATCCTCGTCAATAGGTTCAGGTCAGCAGTGTTGCTATGATGATAACGGAGACATCCTGGTTGGCTCCCCTGGAGGAGGAACAGCCGATAGATACGCACCTGGAGATCATTTCTGGTTCCATCAATGGTATGACGTCTTGCCATGGCTCGGATGCTGCAAACTGTCCGACAACTGTGAGGCGTATTACGACAAACGACCATCAGATGACTGCTCTGAGTACGTCCCTCCTCGACCTGCTGGAGGTACAGGAGACCCTCATATCACGAGTCTCGACGGGAAGAGGTTCACCTTCAACGGAGCTGGAGAGTTCCTGATGGCTTCATCGACTCTTCATAACCTGACATTCCAAGCCCGTATGGAGGTCTACCGAGATACCAACGCGTCAGTGTATACTGCAGTCGTCATTCAGACCAACGATTCCGCGAAGGTGCAGGTGCAGAGGTCCAACATGAACCAGACCATGATCCTTGTAGATGGTGAGATGATACTCCTGGCTTCCAGCCCGATTCCAGTTCAATACCACAAGGGGCTTCGAATCAGCTTCAATCGAGACTTCTCAGAGATCAAAATCGCTTTGAAATCTGGTGTTGCTCTCATCGTTTACGTCAAACCAGAAGTGATGTCTTTTATTGCTCAACTGGACACAAAGTTCAAAGGTCAAGTTAATGGGCTGATGGGTAACATGAATGAAAACCCGGATGACGATTTACAATATCTGAATAGCTCTTCATTAAACACTAATGCATCGATGTATGAGGTTCACGAATTAGGGTTGGAATGGTTACTTGCCGAGGAAGACTccatttttaaatacatttccCCTTACGACTACAAAACGTACCTATTCCCTGAATTCTCCCCAAATCTCGTCACTCCTGATCCAAATCTCATCAGTCAAGAAATCAAGGACCTCTGTGGGGAGTCATTTGAATGCATTTTCGACGCCATGACGACTGGTAGCCTGTCGTTTGCCAACGAAACCCTCCTGGTAACCGGTATCTTGGAGACTATACAGATATACTCCATTAAAATTGTCAGTTGTGGATTTCCGGGGAAAGTAGAGAATGGGAAAATAAATGGGTCAGTTTACTTGGAGAATTCCACCCTTAGGGTCAGCTGTGACGGAGGGTTTTACCAACAGGGGTCTGCCTCACTCTGGTGTCAGGGTGATGGTCAATGGTCTTCCGCTCTGCCCTTGTGTGTTGAAGAGTCAAAACAGATCAATGTCgttgttgttttactcattgctCTCGCTGGTTTTACTGTTACCGTATTGATGATATGGGCTCTTTGTCCAATCAAGGAAAAATAA